From Bacillus sp. FSL K6-3431, the proteins below share one genomic window:
- a CDS encoding amidohydrolase/deacetylase family metallohydrolase translates to MVSCVLRNVRRISEEEVDIVIESGKVNAIVSAGSGRGKIIDCSGMYVSSGWIDMHVHAFPEFDPYGDEIDVIGIKQGVTTIVDAGSCGADRISDLAASGATSKTNVFSFLNISKIGLSRVDELSNLEWIDKDQVLQAVNEHKDFIIGLKARMSKSVVGNCGTEPLCIARKLSDETALPIMVHIGSGPPHIDDIVSLLQKGDIITHYLHGKPNNLFDNDGKALQVLTDAVNRDVQLDVGHGTASFSFKVAALAKANHIKLGTISTDIYRGNRLSGPVYSMANVLSKFLYLGYSLQEVIDAVTIKPAIWLDKPELGRIEIGERANLTLFTIHSGPVEFIDSEGDKRLGNRIIETKGVVMNGEFIKC, encoded by the coding sequence GTGGTTTCTTGCGTATTACGTAATGTAAGACGAATTTCCGAGGAAGAAGTAGATATCGTTATTGAATCAGGGAAAGTTAACGCAATTGTAAGTGCCGGGAGCGGTCGAGGTAAAATAATCGATTGTTCGGGAATGTATGTATCAAGTGGTTGGATTGATATGCATGTTCATGCTTTCCCCGAATTTGATCCGTATGGTGATGAAATAGATGTGATTGGAATAAAACAAGGTGTAACTACTATAGTAGATGCTGGAAGTTGTGGCGCAGATCGTATATCTGATTTGGCTGCAAGTGGTGCAACAAGTAAAACAAACGTCTTCTCATTTTTAAACATATCAAAAATAGGTTTAAGTAGGGTGGATGAATTATCTAATCTGGAATGGATAGACAAAGATCAGGTTTTGCAGGCAGTAAACGAACATAAAGACTTTATCATTGGGTTAAAAGCTCGGATGAGTAAAAGCGTTGTTGGTAATTGCGGTACTGAACCACTTTGCATCGCTCGCAAGCTTTCCGATGAAACAGCATTACCGATCATGGTCCATATAGGGTCAGGTCCTCCTCATATAGATGATATTGTCTCACTTTTACAAAAAGGTGATATCATCACGCATTATCTCCATGGAAAGCCTAATAATCTTTTTGATAACGATGGGAAGGCGCTTCAAGTACTAACCGATGCAGTGAATCGTGATGTACAGTTAGATGTGGGTCATGGAACAGCGAGTTTTTCTTTTAAGGTAGCGGCACTTGCAAAAGCAAATCACATAAAACTAGGAACAATTAGTACAGATATATATCGTGGTAACCGATTAAGTGGACCAGTATATAGTATGGCTAATGTCCTTTCTAAATTTTTATACCTGGGATATTCGCTTCAAGAGGTAATCGATGCTGTTACGATCAAGCCCGCTATATGGCTTGATAAACCAGAGCTTGGCAGGATAGAAATTGGTGAAAGGGCGAATTTGACTTTATTTACAATTCATTCTGGGCCAGTGGAATTTATTGATTCAGAAGGTGATAAACGATTAGGAAATAGAATAATAGAAACAAAAGGAGTGGTGATGAATGGAGAGTTCATTAAATGCTAA
- a CDS encoding DgaE family pyridoxal phosphate-dependent ammonia lyase: MESSLNAKYGLKRVINASGRMSILGVSAPTDTVMDAMKTGGQNYVEIAELVDKAGEYIANKLGSESAVIVNSASSGIALSVAALVTKGNQRISERLHQEVIPQNEIIMLKGHNVQYGAPVETMIYLGGGKLIEVGYANEGKSEHIEQAICENTAAILYVKSHHAVQKNMISVEEAWEVAQRHDVPLIVDAAAEEDLQRYVKCSDLAIYSGSKAVEGPTSGIVGGKKEYIEWLKVQLHCIGRSMKVGKEAAFGLLQALDEYEVKGDNSEAERAVLQTLISLNDVQGIHVSIVQDEAGRAIYRARIHIDTNQTDTTAEIVVAQLREGKIAIYTRDYGVRQGYFDIDPRPLQGDDIHIIESEIRNLLRGE; encoded by the coding sequence ATGGAGAGTTCATTAAATGCTAAGTATGGTTTGAAGCGTGTAATTAATGCAAGTGGAAGGATGAGTATTCTAGGCGTTTCTGCACCAACAGATACAGTGATGGATGCGATGAAAACAGGCGGACAAAATTATGTTGAAATTGCTGAATTAGTTGATAAAGCCGGGGAGTACATAGCGAATAAACTAGGATCAGAATCAGCTGTCATTGTTAATTCGGCTTCAAGTGGAATTGCTTTATCGGTTGCAGCTTTAGTCACAAAAGGAAATCAGCGCATAAGTGAACGTCTGCATCAAGAAGTTATTCCTCAAAATGAGATTATTATGTTAAAAGGTCATAATGTTCAATATGGTGCTCCAGTCGAAACGATGATTTATTTGGGAGGCGGAAAACTTATTGAAGTTGGTTACGCCAATGAAGGAAAGTCAGAGCATATAGAACAAGCAATATGCGAAAATACAGCGGCTATACTGTATGTGAAGTCGCATCATGCAGTCCAAAAAAATATGATTTCGGTGGAAGAGGCATGGGAAGTTGCACAAAGGCATGATGTTCCCTTAATTGTCGATGCAGCTGCTGAGGAAGATTTGCAACGATATGTAAAATGCTCAGATCTTGCTATTTATAGCGGCTCAAAAGCGGTGGAAGGACCAACCTCCGGGATAGTAGGTGGAAAGAAAGAATATATTGAATGGTTGAAGGTCCAATTGCATTGTATTGGCAGAAGTATGAAAGTGGGCAAAGAAGCAGCTTTCGGATTACTTCAAGCGCTCGATGAATATGAAGTAAAAGGGGATAATAGCGAAGCCGAAAGGGCAGTATTGCAAACTTTAATATCATTAAATGATGTCCAGGGAATACATGTATCGATTGTGCAAGATGAGGCAGGACGAGCTATTTACCGAGCCCGTATTCATATTGATACAAATCAGACTGATACTACAGCTGAAATTGTCGTTGCTCAATTGCGTGAAGGGAAAATCGCTATTTACACACGTGACTACGGTGTTAGACAAGGATATTTTGACATCGATCCAAGACCACTTCAAGGGGATGATATTCATATCATTGAATCCGAAATTCGTAACTTATTAAGGGGTGAATAA
- the dagF gene encoding 2-dehydro-3-deoxy-phosphogluconate aldolase encodes MANINNRLYKKRAGLNVLANSMDNAREVFEAAEGYVLVGVLSKDYETVEEAVKAMKAYGKEIDEAVSIGLGGGDNRQAAAVAEIAKHYPGTHINQVFPAVGATRANLGGKDSWINSLVSPTGKVGFVNISTGPFSSVQEEKAIVPIKTAIALIRDMGGNALKYFPMNGLSCEDEYRAVAEACGEEQFALEPTGGIDKENFEPILRIALEANVPQIIPHVYSSIIDKDTGKTNIVDVRELLETMKRLVHLNV; translated from the coding sequence ATGGCAAATATAAATAATCGCTTATATAAAAAGAGGGCTGGATTAAATGTATTAGCAAATAGTATGGATAATGCCAGGGAGGTATTTGAGGCTGCGGAAGGCTATGTATTAGTTGGCGTTCTTTCAAAAGACTATGAAACGGTTGAAGAAGCGGTAAAAGCGATGAAAGCATATGGGAAAGAAATCGATGAAGCAGTGTCAATTGGATTAGGCGGTGGTGATAATCGTCAAGCAGCGGCTGTTGCAGAAATTGCGAAGCATTATCCTGGCACTCATATTAACCAGGTATTTCCGGCAGTCGGTGCGACCCGAGCAAATTTAGGTGGAAAAGATAGTTGGATAAATAGTTTAGTCTCTCCAACAGGAAAAGTGGGATTTGTAAATATTTCAACCGGTCCGTTTAGTAGCGTCCAGGAAGAAAAAGCGATCGTACCAATTAAAACCGCGATTGCTCTTATCCGTGATATGGGTGGTAATGCGTTAAAGTATTTTCCTATGAACGGGTTAAGTTGTGAAGATGAATACCGCGCGGTCGCGGAAGCATGTGGAGAAGAGCAATTTGCCTTAGAACCCACTGGTGGCATTGATAAAGAAAATTTTGAACCAATCCTACGGATCGCTTTGGAAGCTAATGTTCCGCAAATTATACCTCATGTTTATTCGTCGATTATTGATAAAGATACGGGAAAAACAAATATAGTAGATGTTCGTGAACTTTTGGAGACGATGAAAAGGTTGGTTCATCTGAATGTGTAA
- a CDS encoding sugar kinase: protein MCKKILAFGEVMMRLQVPGHELLQQASTLNYSFSGTGVNIASSLARFGHKGYLMTSLPENAIGDAAVSSLQKLGINPSFIHRGGNFVGMYFLENGFGMRSSRVTYTNRKESSFNTATEEVYHFTEAAKQIDIVHFCGITLAMNDHVRKQMKDFANAVKESGGKVVFDCNYRPLHWGENGYEKAKPHYEEMLLLADIVMMNEKDAMLVLGVHTEKLDRAEQLMDLIPVVAQKYDIDVIAGTHRYINEDNSHSLQGYMYKDQTFTFSEVKRFPVLDRIGSGDAYTSGIIHGESKKFPPEKSVAFAVAAGMLAHSVIGDTPLSTEGEVLRAMTESVGDIER, encoded by the coding sequence ATGTGTAAAAAAATTTTAGCTTTTGGAGAGGTGATGATGCGCCTCCAAGTACCAGGGCATGAATTATTACAGCAAGCAAGCACGTTAAACTATTCCTTTTCTGGTACTGGTGTGAACATTGCTTCATCTTTAGCGCGCTTTGGTCATAAAGGATATTTGATGACAAGCTTGCCGGAAAATGCAATCGGTGATGCAGCAGTATCCTCACTGCAAAAGTTAGGGATCAATCCCTCGTTTATTCATCGTGGTGGCAATTTTGTTGGCATGTATTTTTTAGAGAATGGCTTTGGTATGCGATCAAGTCGTGTTACATACACGAACCGAAAAGAAAGTAGTTTTAATACAGCCACTGAAGAGGTGTATCATTTTACTGAAGCAGCAAAACAAATAGATATCGTCCATTTTTGCGGTATTACACTTGCAATGAATGACCATGTTCGTAAACAAATGAAGGATTTTGCGAATGCAGTTAAAGAAAGCGGTGGAAAAGTTGTTTTTGACTGTAATTATCGCCCTTTACATTGGGGAGAAAATGGTTATGAGAAGGCAAAACCGCATTATGAAGAAATGCTCCTTTTGGCCGATATTGTAATGATGAATGAAAAGGATGCTATGCTTGTCTTAGGGGTGCATACAGAAAAACTTGATAGAGCAGAACAGCTGATGGATTTAATTCCCGTTGTTGCGCAAAAATACGATATCGATGTAATAGCTGGCACGCATCGCTACATAAACGAGGATAATTCGCATTCACTACAAGGCTATATGTATAAGGATCAGACATTCACATTTTCTGAAGTAAAGAGATTCCCAGTTCTCGATCGAATTGGTTCTGGAGATGCTTATACAAGTGGGATCATTCATGGTGAATCGAAGAAGTTTCCACCAGAAAAGTCCGTTGCATTTGCAGTAGCTGCCGGAATGTTAGCTCATTCAGTTATAGGCGATACGCCCTTGTCTACGGAAGGTGAAGTTTTACGGGCGATGACGGAGTCGGTTGGTGACATAGAAAGATAA
- the murB gene encoding UDP-N-acetylmuramate dehydrogenase — MITKDIYQELVNICGEQNVLLAEPLKNHTLVKLGGEADFFVMPETYEAVAAVIRFKEKFQLPFTLLGNGSNIIVRDGGIRGIVMHFEHLAGLRAEENKIIAQAGVNIKDASQLALDQGLAGLEFACGIPGSIGGAMIMNAGAYGGEVKDVIDYVKVVTKTGELRQIEKVELELGYRTSIISMNKDIVLEAIFALKVGDKNTIKEAMDNFTFQRESKQPLEYPSVGSVFKRPPGYFAGKLIQDSGLQGKGVGGAEVSEKHAGFIVNKNNATAAEYIATIEMVQKKVKETFGVELELEAKIVGEDL, encoded by the coding sequence TTGATTACTAAAGACATTTATCAAGAGTTAGTAAACATTTGCGGTGAACAAAATGTATTGCTGGCTGAACCATTAAAAAACCATACTTTAGTAAAATTGGGCGGGGAGGCAGACTTTTTCGTCATGCCTGAAACGTATGAAGCAGTGGCAGCGGTGATTCGCTTCAAAGAAAAGTTTCAATTACCATTTACACTTTTAGGCAATGGGTCCAATATAATTGTGCGAGATGGTGGTATTCGGGGAATTGTCATGCATTTTGAGCATCTAGCTGGTTTGCGTGCCGAGGAGAATAAAATTATCGCACAGGCAGGCGTGAATATAAAAGATGCCTCCCAGCTTGCTTTAGATCAAGGGTTAGCAGGGCTGGAATTTGCCTGTGGCATACCGGGATCGATTGGTGGTGCAATGATAATGAATGCTGGTGCTTACGGTGGAGAAGTAAAGGATGTCATTGATTATGTGAAAGTTGTCACGAAAACAGGTGAATTGCGTCAGATAGAAAAGGTTGAGCTAGAGCTTGGCTATCGCACAAGCATCATAAGTATGAATAAAGACATCGTATTGGAAGCAATTTTTGCCCTGAAAGTTGGCGATAAAAATACAATTAAAGAAGCGATGGATAATTTCACATTTCAAAGAGAATCTAAACAGCCGCTAGAATACCCATCTGTTGGCAGTGTATTCAAAAGGCCACCAGGTTATTTTGCTGGAAAATTGATTCAAGACAGTGGATTGCAAGGTAAAGGAGTTGGCGGTGCTGAAGTTTCAGAAAAACATGCCGGTTTTATCGTCAATAAAAACAACGCCACAGCCGCAGAGTATATTGCAACAATTGAGATGGTACAAAAAAAGGTAAAAGAAACATTCGGTGTTGAGTTGGAATTGGAAGCGAAAATTGTTGGTGAGGATTTGTAA
- the treP gene encoding PTS system trehalose-specific EIIBC component codes for MSKYTEQAKELLEHIGGSENISVVTHCVTRMRFVLKDSTKADVEKIEAIKLVKGTFTQAGQFQVIIGNEVSSFYNEFVKIAGVSDTSKDEAKEAAKQNMNFLQRMIAHLADIFTPLIPALVVGGLILGFRNVIGEIPMLEGKTKTLVEVSQFWAGTNDFLWLIGEAIFHFLPVGITWAVARKMGATPILGIVLGITLVSPQLLNAYGVAEATEVPVWDFGFATVEMIGYQAQVIPAILAALLLSFLELKLRKIIPNAISMIVVPFLALVPTVLLAHIILGPIGWKIGSVISDVVYSGLTSSFGWLFAAIFGFAYAPLVITGLHHMTNAIDLQLMSEFKGTNLWPMIALSNIAQGSAVLAMIYINRKNEQEKQVSIPAAISCYLGVTEPAMFGINLKYGFPFLAAMIGSLVAAVISVGNSVMANSIGVGGLPGILSIQSKYIPAFAIAMVVAIVVPFLLTIIFSKMNMGKVAFKRVRAN; via the coding sequence ATGAGTAAATACACAGAACAAGCGAAAGAACTGCTTGAACATATTGGCGGCAGTGAAAATATTTCAGTTGTTACCCATTGTGTGACAAGAATGCGGTTCGTGTTAAAAGATTCAACGAAAGCCGATGTAGAAAAGATTGAGGCGATTAAGCTTGTGAAAGGAACATTCACTCAGGCGGGACAGTTCCAAGTGATTATTGGAAATGAAGTTTCTTCTTTTTATAATGAGTTTGTTAAAATAGCGGGTGTAAGCGATACATCAAAGGATGAGGCAAAAGAAGCGGCTAAGCAAAATATGAACTTTCTGCAAAGAATGATTGCCCATCTTGCTGATATTTTTACGCCACTCATCCCTGCGCTTGTCGTTGGGGGATTAATTCTCGGATTTAGGAATGTTATAGGTGAAATCCCAATGCTCGAAGGTAAAACGAAGACACTTGTTGAAGTATCTCAATTCTGGGCAGGTACAAATGACTTTTTGTGGTTGATTGGGGAAGCAATATTTCATTTCTTACCGGTCGGGATCACCTGGGCGGTTGCTAGAAAGATGGGCGCCACACCGATACTTGGAATTGTGTTAGGGATTACGCTCGTATCACCGCAACTGCTTAATGCTTATGGTGTAGCAGAGGCGACAGAAGTTCCAGTCTGGGATTTTGGTTTCGCTACGGTTGAAATGATCGGTTATCAAGCACAAGTGATTCCAGCTATTTTAGCAGCGCTTTTATTATCTTTCTTAGAATTAAAATTACGTAAAATTATTCCGAATGCGATTTCGATGATTGTTGTACCATTTTTAGCTTTAGTTCCAACTGTATTGCTTGCTCATATCATTTTAGGGCCAATCGGTTGGAAAATTGGATCTGTCATTTCTGATGTTGTATATTCAGGATTAACCTCTTCATTTGGCTGGTTGTTTGCCGCTATTTTCGGTTTCGCTTATGCACCGTTAGTTATTACTGGCTTACACCATATGACGAATGCGATTGATCTTCAATTAATGAGTGAATTTAAAGGAACGAACTTATGGCCGATGATAGCATTATCTAATATTGCGCAAGGCTCTGCAGTTCTCGCGATGATCTATATCAATAGAAAAAATGAACAAGAGAAGCAAGTTTCTATTCCAGCGGCAATTTCCTGTTATCTTGGGGTAACCGAGCCAGCGATGTTTGGGATTAACTTAAAATATGGATTCCCTTTCTTAGCAGCGATGATCGGTTCTTTAGTGGCAGCAGTCATCTCCGTTGGAAACAGTGTCATGGCCAACTCGATTGGTGTCGGCGGATTGCCGGGGATTCTTTCCATCCAGTCTAAGTACATTCCCGCTTTTGCAATTGCAATGGTTGTCGCGATTGTTGTGCCATTCCTATTAACAATAATCTTCTCAAAAATGAATATGGGAAAAGTTGCGTTTAAAAGAGTACGCGCAAATTAA
- the treC gene encoding alpha,alpha-phosphotrehalase — translation MTQPWWKKSVVYQIYPKSFKDTTGNGTGDLQGIIEKLDYLKELGVDVLWLTPIYNSPQHDNGYDISDYYQIYQEYGTMEDFERLLKEVHSRDLKVIMDIVVNHTSTEHEWFQMSLSSKDSPYRDFYIWKDGKSEEAPTNWQSKFGGSAWKYDEESKQYYLHLFDVTQADLNWENEQVRTSVYEMMTFWLEKGVDGFRLDVINLISKDQGFPNDRSGDGRKFYTDGPRVHEYLHEMNEKVFSKYEIMTVGEMSSTSIDNCIKYTRPDRKELDMTFNFHHLKVDYPNGEKWTKADFDFLQLKGILTEWQVEMTDGGGWNALFWCNHDQPRAVSRFGDDGKYHLESAKMLATTLHMMRGTPYIYQGEEFGMTDPKFARMEDYRDVESLNMHRIKKEEGMSEEQILDILEQKSRDNSRTPVQWDESAHAGFTTGTPWIKTAENYPTINAKKAIADHNSVFYHYQKLIQLRKEYDIITEGDYELILPDDKAIFAYTRNKGNEKLLVINNFYADETTFALPENVEVTGFTGSILLSNYADSSVEFNQINLRPYESIVYHLKK, via the coding sequence ATGACTCAACCATGGTGGAAAAAATCAGTAGTATATCAAATTTATCCGAAGAGTTTTAAAGATACGACAGGCAATGGAACAGGAGATTTACAAGGGATCATTGAGAAGCTTGATTACTTAAAAGAGCTTGGTGTAGATGTGCTGTGGTTAACTCCTATCTATAATTCGCCACAACATGATAATGGCTATGATATTAGCGACTATTATCAAATTTATCAGGAATACGGAACGATGGAGGACTTTGAGCGTTTGCTTAAGGAAGTCCATAGCCGTGATTTAAAGGTTATTATGGATATTGTCGTGAACCATACGTCTACAGAACATGAGTGGTTTCAAATGTCCCTTTCTTCAAAAGACAGTCCATATCGTGATTTTTATATTTGGAAAGATGGAAAGTCAGAAGAAGCGCCGACGAATTGGCAATCGAAGTTTGGTGGTTCAGCATGGAAGTATGATGAAGAATCGAAACAATATTACTTACATTTATTCGATGTGACACAAGCCGATTTAAATTGGGAAAATGAACAGGTTAGAACATCTGTATATGAAATGATGACATTCTGGCTTGAAAAAGGCGTGGATGGTTTTCGACTGGATGTCATCAACCTTATTTCCAAAGATCAAGGCTTCCCAAATGATCGTTCAGGAGACGGGAGAAAGTTTTATACTGATGGACCGCGGGTACATGAATATCTTCATGAGATGAACGAAAAAGTATTTTCTAAATATGAGATAATGACGGTTGGAGAAATGTCTTCAACATCCATTGATAACTGTATTAAATACACAAGACCTGATCGGAAAGAACTGGATATGACGTTTAATTTTCATCATCTGAAAGTGGATTATCCGAATGGTGAAAAGTGGACGAAAGCCGACTTTGATTTTTTACAATTGAAAGGAATTTTAACTGAATGGCAAGTGGAAATGACTGATGGCGGTGGTTGGAATGCACTATTCTGGTGTAATCATGATCAGCCAAGGGCAGTATCCCGATTTGGTGATGATGGTAAATACCATTTGGAATCAGCGAAAATGCTCGCAACAACACTGCATATGATGAGGGGTACTCCTTATATATATCAAGGGGAAGAGTTTGGGATGACAGATCCTAAATTCGCACGAATGGAAGATTATCGCGATGTTGAGTCGTTAAACATGCACAGAATCAAGAAAGAAGAAGGAATGTCTGAAGAGCAAATACTAGACATTCTAGAGCAAAAATCCCGTGACAACTCCAGAACACCAGTCCAGTGGGATGAGAGTGCACATGCAGGGTTCACAACAGGTACTCCTTGGATAAAGACAGCTGAAAATTACCCAACTATTAATGCGAAAAAAGCAATCGCAGATCATAACTCTGTTTTTTACCATTACCAAAAGTTGATTCAATTAAGAAAAGAATATGATATTATCACAGAAGGCGATTATGAATTAATATTACCAGATGATAAAGCCATTTTTGCTTACACGCGCAATAAAGGCAATGAAAAATTACTTGTCATTAATAACTTTTATGCAGATGAAACGACATTTGCACTTCCGGAAAATGTCGAGGTTACGGGATTCACAGGTAGTATTTTATTATCTAACTACGCTGATTCCTCTGTAGAGTTCAATCAAATAAATTTAAGACCGTACGAGTCAATTGTTTATCACTTGAAAAAGTAA
- the treR gene encoding trehalose operon repressor — MTNKYLIIHNDLVNQIDAGEFAPRALLPSEHELKDHYDTSRETIRKALNLLAQQGYIQKVRGKGSIVIKNTKLDFPVSGLVSFHELAQKMGNKPKTIVHELSLKKPEQYIKKQLNLSGKDQVWNISRIREIGGEKVILDKDYLSEKFVPHITKEICEHSIYDYLENELNLLISFAKKEIIVEEPEEEDRQLLDLEGFHSIVIIKNYVYLEDASLFQYTESRHRPDKFRFVDFARRNPL; from the coding sequence ATGACAAATAAGTATTTAATCATTCATAATGATCTTGTAAATCAAATTGATGCAGGAGAATTTGCGCCGCGTGCGCTCCTGCCATCTGAACATGAGTTAAAAGATCATTATGACACATCGAGAGAAACAATTCGCAAAGCATTAAATTTATTGGCGCAGCAAGGCTATATTCAAAAAGTTAGGGGGAAAGGTTCGATCGTAATTAAAAATACGAAATTGGACTTTCCTGTTTCTGGTTTGGTTAGTTTCCATGAGCTTGCCCAGAAAATGGGTAATAAACCCAAGACGATTGTCCATGAACTTTCGCTAAAGAAACCTGAGCAGTATATTAAGAAACAACTTAATTTATCTGGAAAAGACCAAGTGTGGAATATCAGCAGAATTAGAGAAATCGGTGGAGAGAAAGTTATTTTAGACAAGGATTATTTGTCTGAAAAATTTGTACCTCATATTACGAAGGAAATCTGTGAACATTCCATTTATGATTATTTAGAGAATGAATTAAACCTATTAATCAGTTTTGCCAAAAAGGAAATTATCGTGGAAGAGCCAGAAGAAGAGGATAGACAACTACTTGATCTAGAAGGCTTCCATAGTATTGTTATTATCAAAAACTATGTGTATCTTGAAGATGCAAGTCTTTTTCAATATACAGAGTCGAGGCATAGACCCGATAAATTTAGATTCGTCGATTTTGCTAGAAGAAATCCTTTATAA
- a CDS encoding methyl-accepting chemotaxis protein, which produces MKKIFRFKSIRQKMLMGFSLVILLVIILGVYNFTVIQTSNKEAKNIANRELPLLTANEGLSNTMANRLATARGYVLHGGNYKERFNEYTEQGEHYEAIVREIGVSEEFDRLVKKTVSWREMISNDVFAEYDKGNKEIATKNLAESASVARELMDGYDQMAEDSRTLINGIEQEIVANGENVLRVVTIVTVLVIVVSIATALITSNMISRPINVVMGRMNVIARGNLSGEPLKTKSIDEIGQLITATNEMANGTRKLLQQINGVSESVNGHSEELTQATDEVNAGSQQIAMTMQDLAAGSERQATSASELASIMGSFTTVVGEANENGEKIRGYSNWVLEMTNEGSKLMESSDRQMAKVNEIVYDAVEKVQGLDEQSQEISTLVSVIQDISAQTNLLALNAAIEAARAGEHGRGFAVVADEVRKLAEQVSVSVTEITGIVNSIQNESGIVAESLKAGYKEVELGESQIKTTGETFAGISSAISEMTNNIKTVSTNLSDIADQSQKMSSSIEEIAAISEESAAGVEQTSAAAQQTSSSMEEVAGSSEQLASLAEELNGLVGQFKL; this is translated from the coding sequence ATGAAAAAGATATTTAGGTTTAAAAGTATAAGACAAAAAATGCTCATGGGCTTTTCTTTAGTTATTTTGCTAGTTATTATTTTAGGGGTTTATAACTTTACTGTGATCCAAACAAGCAATAAAGAAGCTAAAAATATTGCAAATAGAGAGCTTCCACTGCTAACGGCCAACGAAGGCTTGTCCAATACTATGGCAAATAGACTGGCAACAGCCCGTGGCTATGTGTTACATGGCGGCAATTATAAAGAACGATTTAATGAATACACAGAACAAGGTGAACATTATGAAGCGATTGTTAGGGAGATAGGAGTCTCAGAGGAATTTGACCGTTTGGTAAAAAAGACAGTTTCATGGCGAGAGATGATTTCTAATGATGTATTTGCTGAATATGACAAAGGGAATAAAGAAATAGCAACTAAAAATTTAGCAGAATCGGCTTCTGTTGCGCGTGAATTAATGGATGGTTATGATCAAATGGCTGAGGATAGTCGCACCTTAATTAATGGGATAGAGCAAGAGATTGTAGCAAACGGAGAAAATGTATTGCGTGTAGTAACGATCGTAACGGTGCTGGTAATAGTGGTAAGTATTGCAACAGCACTCATTACTTCAAACATGATTTCGAGACCAATAAATGTTGTAATGGGACGGATGAATGTAATAGCTAGGGGGAACTTAAGTGGTGAACCGTTAAAAACAAAATCAATTGATGAGATAGGTCAGCTTATTACGGCAACAAACGAAATGGCGAATGGCACACGCAAATTATTACAACAAATTAACGGTGTTTCCGAATCTGTAAACGGTCATAGCGAAGAATTAACACAAGCGACAGATGAGGTGAATGCTGGTTCGCAACAAATTGCTATGACAATGCAAGATTTGGCGGCTGGATCTGAGAGACAGGCTACTAGTGCAAGCGAATTGGCGTCAATTATGGGATCCTTTACTACAGTGGTAGGAGAGGCAAATGAAAATGGTGAAAAAATTAGAGGATATTCTAATTGGGTTCTGGAAATGACTAACGAGGGCAGTAAATTGATGGAATCCTCGGATAGGCAAATGGCTAAAGTAAATGAAATTGTATATGATGCAGTTGAAAAAGTGCAAGGATTAGACGAACAGTCACAGGAAATTTCCACATTGGTCTCCGTCATTCAGGATATTTCAGCGCAAACGAATCTGTTGGCATTGAATGCAGCGATTGAAGCTGCTAGAGCGGGTGAACATGGCCGTGGTTTCGCCGTGGTGGCAGACGAAGTAAGAAAACTTGCGGAACAAGTATCTGTTTCTGTAACCGAGATTACAGGTATTGTAAATAGTATCCAAAATGAATCAGGTATTGTAGCCGAATCATTAAAAGCCGGATATAAAGAAGTAGAATTAGGAGAAAGTCAAATAAAAACAACAGGTGAAACTTTCGCCGGTATTAGCTCTGCTATTTCGGAAATGACTAACAATATAAAAACAGTCTCTACAAACCTATCTGATATTGCGGATCAGAGCCAAAAGATGAGTAGCTCAATTGAAGAAATTGCAGCTATTTCCGAAGAATCGGCTGCCGGAGTGGAGCAAACTTCTGCTGCTGCCCAACAAACGAGTAGTTCGATGGAAGAAGTAGCAGGAAGCTCAGAGCAGCTCGCCAGTTTAGCAGAAGAACTAAATGGACTAGTTGGGCAATTTAAACTGTAA
- a CDS encoding metal-sensitive transcriptional regulator — MAIEFDKNLINDESSCETSSNRKSHHSDQVKKNLVTRLNRIEGQIRGIKGLIERDTYCDDVITQISATQSALNSVGRILLEGHMKQCVAERIQEGDMEVLDEVLVTIQKLMKK; from the coding sequence TTGGCGATAGAATTTGATAAAAATCTAATTAATGACGAGTCTAGTTGTGAAACTTCCTCTAATCGAAAAAGCCATCATTCAGATCAGGTGAAGAAGAACCTCGTGACGAGGCTGAACCGAATTGAAGGTCAGATTCGCGGTATAAAGGGTTTGATTGAACGTGATACGTATTGTGATGATGTGATTACACAAATTTCAGCTACGCAGTCAGCGTTAAATAGTGTAGGCAGAATTTTGCTTGAAGGCCATATGAAACAGTGTGTTGCGGAAAGAATTCAGGAAGGCGACATGGAAGTATTAGATGAAGTGTTGGTTACTATTCAAAAGTTAATGAAAAAATAA